A genomic region of Miscanthus floridulus cultivar M001 chromosome 3, ASM1932011v1, whole genome shotgun sequence contains the following coding sequences:
- the LOC136546317 gene encoding cysteine proteinase 2-like, protein MAQRRLLVLAAVLALALAATAAADNSAFGDSNPIRSVTDRAASALLESTVFAALGRTRDALRFARFAVRYGKSYESAAEVQKRFRIFSESLQLVRSTNRKGLSYRLGINRFSDMSWEEFRATRLGAAQNCSATLAGNHRMRAAAAALPETKDWREDGIVSPVKNQGHCGSCWTFSTTGALEAAYTQATGKPISLSEQQLVDCGKPFNNFGCNGGLPSQAFEYIKYNGGLDTEESYPYKGVNGICDFKAENVGVKVLDSVNITLGAEDELKDAVALVRPVSVAFQVINGFRQYKSGVYTSDSCGTTPMDVNHAVLAVGYGIENGVPYWLIKNSWGADWGDEGYFKMEMGKNMCGVATCASYPIVA, encoded by the exons ATGGCCCAACGCCGCCTGCTCGTCCTCGCCGCcgtcctcgccctcgccctcgcggcCACCGCCGCTGCGGACAACTCCGCCTTCGGCGACTCCAACCCGATCCGCTCCGTCACCGACCGCGCGGCCTCCGCGCTCCTCGAGTCCACCGTCTTCGCCGCGCTCGGCCGCACCCGCGACGCGCTCCGCTTCGCACGCTTCGCCGTCAG GTATGGCAAGAGCTACGAGAGCGCGGCGGAGGTCCAGAAGCGGTTCCGGATCTTCTCCGAGAGCCTCCAGCTCGTCCGCTCCACCAACCGGAAAGGCCTCTCCTACCGCCTCGGCATCAACC GCTTCTCCGACATGAGCTGGGAGGAGTTCCGTGCGACCCGGCTCGGCGCGGCACAGAACTGCTCCGCCACGCTCGCCGGCAACCACCGgatgcgcgccgccgccgccgcgctcccgGAGACG AAAGACTGGAGGGAGGATGGGATTGTGAGCCCAGTGAAAAACCAGGGCCACTGTGGATCATGCTGGACCTTCAG CACTACTGGTGCACTTGAGGCTGCATATACCCAGGCAACTGGCAAGCCCATCTCTCTTTCTGAGCAACAGCTTGTTGACTGCGGCAAGCCATTCAACAATTTCGGATGTAATGGAGGCCTTCCATCCCAGGCCTTTGAATACATCAAATACAATGGTGGCCTTGACACCGAGGAATCTTACCCATACAAAGGTGTCAATGGAATCTGCGACTTCAAGGCTGAGAATGTTGGAGTCAAGGTTTTGGACTCGGTTAACATCACCCTG GGTGCTGAGGATGAACTGAAGGATGCTGTTGCTCTGGTTCGCCCAGTTAGTGTTGCCTTTCAGGTGATCAATGGTTTCAGGCAGTACAAGAGCGGAGTTTACACTAGTGACAGCTGTGGAACTACTCCGATG GATGTGAACCACGCTGTTCTGGCTGTTGGCTATGGTATCGAAAATGGTGTCCCCTACTGGCTCATCAAGAACTCGTGGGGCGCCGACTGGGGTGATGAGGGTTACTTCAAGATGGAAATGGGCAAGAACATGTGCG GTGTTGCTACATGTGCATCCTACCCTATTGTCGCATGA